Below is a genomic region from Oncorhynchus kisutch isolate 150728-3 unplaced genomic scaffold, Okis_V2 scaffold4040, whole genome shotgun sequence.
TAAATTCTACATTCTAAAAGCCTAACAACGTACTTGAGTTCCTTGGTCTGTAGGTCTATGGGGTCGTGAGTCTCACTGTCGATGTGGAAGCGAACCTCGGGCGAGGAGAGAGTCAACGCACTGAAACACACAACGGAAAACCACCATGTTAGATTACCAACAAAGACATGTATTTATACATTCCACACAGAGTACAACATATAGATTAATGACACCAGCAACCAGATCAATAAACACAATCAATCCATCAACCAACTAATCACCTTCGGGAATACATCAATCTGCCACAGTTCTAACGATCCGTCTCTTTCAACAGTTAGGGAAATGGTTATCAACTACTGACATCACATAGTCACAAACCCTTTATCCTGTCTCTTCAGGGTCCTGGCTAGTCTGTTCAGGCCTCCTAACCTCTTACCCTTCCTCTATCCTCGGTCTCTTCAGGGTCCTGGCTAGTCTGTTCAGGCCTCCTAACCTCTTACCCTTCCTCTATCCTCGGTCTCTTCAGGATCCTGGCTAGTCTGTTCAGGCCTCGTAACCTCTTACCCTTTCTCTATCATCTCTTCTGGGTCCTGGCTAGTCTGTTCAGGCCTCGTAACCTCTTATCCTTTCATCTCTTCAGATCCCTGGCTAGTCTGTTCAGGCCTCGTAACCTCTTACcctttctctatcctctcttcagGGTCCTGGCTAGTCTGTTCAGGTCTAGTAACCTCTTACCCTTCCTCTATCCTCGGTCTCTTCAGGATCCTGGCTAGTCTGTTCAGGCCTCGTAACCTCTTACGCTTTCTCTATCATCTCTTCAGGGTCCTGGCTAGTCTGTTCAGGTCTAGTAACCTCTTACCCTTCCTCTATCCTCGGTCTCTTCAGGGTCCTGGCTAGTCTGTTCAGGCCTCGTAACCTCTTACCCTTCCTCTATCCTCGGTCTCTTCAGGATCCTGGCTAGTCTGTTCAGGTCTCGTAACCTCTTACCCTTCCTCTATTCTCGGTCTCTTCAGGGTCCTGGCTAGTCTGTTCAGGCCTCGTAACCTCTTACCCTTTCTCTATCCTGTCTCTTCAGGATCATGGCTAGTCTGTTCAGGCCTCGTAACCTCTTACTCTTTCTCTATCCTGTCTCTTCAGGGTCCTGGCTAGTCTGTTCAGGTCTCGTAACCTCTTACTCTATCCTGTCTCTTCAGGGTCCTGGCTAGTCTGTTCAGGCCTCGTAACCTCACCCTTTCTCTATCCTGTCTCTTCAGGATCCTGGCTAGTCTGTTCAGGCCTCGTAACCTCTTACTCTTTCTCTATCCTGTCTCTTCAGGGTCCTGGCTAGTCTGTTCAGGCCTCGTAACCTCACCCTTTCTCTATCCTGTCTCTTCAGGGTCCTGGCTAGTCTGTTCAGGTCTAGTAACCTCTTACTCTATCCTGTCTCTTCAGGGTCCTGGCTAGTCTGTTCAGGCCTCGTAACCTCTTACGCTTTCTCTATCATCTCTTCAGGGTCCTGGCTAGTCTGTTCAGGCCTCGTAACCTCTTACCCTTCCTCTATCCTCGGTCTCTTCAGGATCCTGGCTAGTCTGTTCAGGTCTCGTAACCTCTTACCCTTCCTCTATTCTCGGTCTCTTCAGGGTCCTGGCTAGTCTGTTTAGGTCTCGTAATCTCTTACCCTTTCTCTATCCTGTCTCTTCAGAGTCCTGGCTAGTCTGTTCAGGCCTCGTAACCTCTTACCCTTTCTCTATCCTGTCTCTTCAGGATCATGGCTAGTCTGTTCAGGCCTCGTAACCTCACCCTTTCTCTATCCTGTCTCTTCAGGATCCTGGCTAGTCTGTTCAGGCCTCGTAACCTCACCCTTTCTCTATCCTGTCTCTTCAGGATCCTGGCTAGTCTGTTCAGGCCTCGTAACCTCTTACTCTTTCTCTATCCTGTCTCTTCAGGGTCCTGGCTAGTCTGTTCAGGCCTCGTAACCTCTTACTCTTTCTCTATCCTGTCTCTTCAGGGTCCTGGCTAGTCTGTTCAGGTCTAGTAACCTCACCCTTTCTCTATCCTCCGTTTCTTCAGGATCTTGGCTAGTCTGTTCAGGCCTCGTAAGCTCTTGGTGGTGTCATCATTCATGTTGGCGTCATCAATCCTCATCTGGGCCTCGGCGTACGTCAGCGAGGCCTGGAGGAAGAATTGTCTTTCAATTCAATAAACTTTATTGATCCCTGAGGGGCATTTATTATATTGTCTCAATCACAACTGTTACATTGTCAAATGTGTGAgtttcctctccctctaccttggAGTTGATGACACTTTTAGTGAATCTGGTCTTGACTATCTCAGCCTTGTCGTTGATCTCCCATATACAAGAGAAGGCCAGCCTACAGAGAGAAGACACCATGAACATCACTAACggtaaataacaacaacaacatatatgATGTCTTCAGGAAGTCTTAAAGTCACCTCTCCACACTGGACCTTAGAGAACACAGGTTGGAGCTCAGCAGTTCAGGAACCATGTCGATCCTCTGTGGGAGACAGTCATCTGTGTTAGCAATACAACACTGAAGtggaatcctattccctatatctacctgcacatgaccatctgatcatttaccACTtcaatctgctaaattgtaattatccgcctacctcctcatgccttttgcacaaaatgtatatagactatttttttcccttctactgtgttattgacttgttaattgtttactccatgtgtaactctgtgttgttgacttgtttattgtttactccatgtgtaactctgtgttgttgacttgtttattgtttacttcatgtgtaactgtgttgttgacttgtttattgtttactccatgtgtaactctgtgttgttgacttgtttattgtttactccatgtgtaactctgtgttgttgtctgttcacactgctatgctttatcttgaccaggtcgcagttgtaaatgagaacttgttctcaactagccttcctggttaaataaaggtgttctcaactagccctacctggttaaataaaggtgttctcaactagcctacctggttaaataaaggtgttctcaactagcctacctggttaaataaaggtgttctcaactagcctacctggttaaataaaggtgttctcaactggcctacctggttaaataaaggtgttctcaactagcctacctggttaaataaaggtgttctcaactagcctacctggttaaataaaggtgttctcaactagcctacctggttaaataaaggtgttctcaactggcctacctggttaaataaaggtgttctcaactagcctacctggttaaataaaggtgttctcaactagcctacctggttaaataaaggtgttctcaactagcctacctggttaaataaaggtgttctcaactagcctacctggttaaataaaggtgaaataaaaatatatttcggactacttttgacccgggctctggtaaaaaagaaagaaagaaagtagtgcacttatatagtgaatagggtgccgtttaAGACGAACTAAAAGAGCTAGCTAGGGGTCATCAAGGTCACTATGTGATGAAACAGATGGTCTGTACCCTTCCAGTCAGGTAGACTGTAGTTCCTCTGTTAGCAGCCTCCAGGTCCATAGCGTTGCCTGGCCGGATGAAGTGGCTCACATCAGCAATGTGGACACCAACCTTCAAcccacaaagaaacacacacacacacgatgactTCTCAACTTTCAATTCTGTTCCACCGTATTACCAATTAAAATAGATTCTGTTACCTCATCCAAAAATTCACCCGTCCCAATGAAATGCTGTGGTAAACTGTGTTAGTTCCTCAGTGTCCTACCTCTTGGTTTCCATTGGGCAGGTCTCTACAGTGCAGAGCATCATCTATGTCCGTACAGCCaggaggatccacactgcagacgGTCAGGTTCCTCAGGTCCTCTCTCACAGCCATGTCCTGATAGGAGATCAAATAAGGTTTAGTGATGCATTATTACCTGTTATAAGCATGTTATGAGCCTTTATAAAGTATTATAACCACACCATAATGCAATTATACCAACAGGCTTTAAGTAGTGTTACCAAATTGTTGATTGGTATAGCTACAACAATGTAGCCACCAGCTGACAACCATTGATATATATGTCTTGACACAAAATGGCCGCCATAACAGAACCCCCCCTGTGCGGTGCAGTTACCTCCTCTGTGATGTTCCAGGGCATCTTGGGGAGGAAACTGAGGACGGCCTGTGAGAAGTCCTGGTGAGGGACATCATGCTCCAGCAGTAGCACCTCCGTCTCCGTCTCCTTGTCCCCTGCACTTCCCAGACTACGAACAAAATGgccctgagaggaggagagagggagagaaggagaggaggagaggaggagagagggagagaaggagagagggagaggaggagagagggagaggaggagagaggggtgggtgaggaggagagagggagaggaggagagagggagaggaggagagagggagaggaggagagagggagagaggggtgggtgaggagagagggagagaggggtgggtgaggagagagggagagaaggagaaaggaaaggTGAGGAGAGAATGGTGTCTAGTCTCTGCTAGTTCCTCAAAGACCGAAAGAGGAGAGATGAGCCGTTATGATTGAGGTGGGTTCCAGGTCCTCTTCATTGCAGTCGAGCTGCACATCTCATGTACATCACACACTTCTCCAGGCATTGATATCCCATAATGATACGTGATCATCTGAGCAGCCCAACTGTAATCAAGAGGACCTGAGAGACACATACATTAGGGTATCTGGAGTGCTTGGGCCAGCCGTCGACGGCCACCATGATCCTCTGTCCTGCCAACGTGGCCGCCTGGCGCGTCTCTATACGGATCCTGGGGATACGGCGGTCGGCTGGAGTGAAGAGGTGACGGGTCGCCTGGGAAGGGGAGGACGGggtataacagaccaggaacaaTGAGATATCTTCGTCAGCACAAAACAAGTACGACAGACGACAAAAATAATCACAAGAGAAACCAAAGCATGGTGGTATACGCATCCATATGGATAAATACTCGTGTAGGATTTCTGAAgggtttgatttgattgatgtgtTGATTGACAGAGCAGAGCGAGGTGATGCTAGTTACCTCTTTGATTTGGGACAGGAAGAGCATGCCACAGAAGGGTCTCCAGTTCCTCTTGATGATGCCCACCACCCTGCCTGTGGGCTTCCGTGACGCCGCCCCAGACGGACCACTCTTCaactctgcctcctcctcctcctctgtgacaTCATCCTCCTTGGGCCCCTCGTCCTGCAGCACCACAGAGGACGGAGCCACCCATTGGTTCAGAGGCAGGATCTCCACAGCAACCAGGTCCTGATGGACAGCCCTGTTCAGGTTCTGCAGGCCTTGGATCAGAACCTGAGGGGCGGGAAGAGGAAGTGTTACCATGGTAACCAACACTGCTTCGTTTACATTTCCCACATTTCCCATCCAATCACTCCCTCATCCCCATCTCGCCGGCTGGCACTTAGAACAGCATCAAATATTCTCCACTCCCATCCAATGGTAAAGGAACAGAGGAGTTAACTAACCAGGTACATGAACAGAGGAGTTAACTAACCAGGTACATGAACAGAGGAGTTAACTAACCAGGTACATGAACAGAGGAGTTAACTAACCAGGTACATGAACAGAGGAGTTAACTAACCAGGTACAGGAACAGAGGAGTTAACTAACCAGGTACATGAACAGAGGAGTTAACTAACCAGGTACATGAACAGAGGAGTTAACTAACCAGGTACATGAACAGAGGAGTTAACTAACCATGAGGAAATATTCAGCAACTGTTGGAGGACTTAAAGAATGTTCCATACTTCTATGGCAGGTTACACGGCCAGAATCCACAAATGACCATGAGCTATGCTTCAGCAGCACTCACCTCTGTACTGTCATCTCCTTCTCCGTGGACAAACACAGTAGCCTCCAGGTAGTTGTCTCTGCTAGCCCGGAACGTTCCCTGTTGGAAGGTCCCACTCTTAATCCCAGACTGGATCCTAGACAGGGGCAGGTGCTCCGGGAACAACACCTTACTGCTGGTGATCTCAttctgggggagggagagagaaatgaaagGGATAAATTACAGGAATAACCATGAATATGCAGATCTAACTTTCTCTATGAATATGCAGATCtgcagcctcccgggtggcgcagtggttaagggcgctgtactgcagcgccagctgtgccaccagagtccctgggttcgcgcccaggctctgtcgtaaccgaaTAGGAATATAAAATAGCTGCTGTAGAAAGTACAtatgtgtaaatgtgatattgtgTAGATATGAGCTACCTTGTCATCGTTGGTCAAAGCCAGTCGATCCACCAGCTCAGGGTTGGCTATCAGACTCTTGACGTACTCCTCACCTGTGTGGAACAGAGGATGGATGTAGATGGCATCTTCTAGAGTAAACATGTAGTCCACATCTACTAGAGTAAACATGTAGTCCACATCTACTAGAGTAAACATGTAGTCCACATCTACTAGAGTAAACATGTAGTCCACATCGACTAGAGTAAACATGTAGTCCACATCGACTAGAGTAAACATGTAGTCCACATCTACTAGAGTAAACATGTAGTCCACATCTACTAGAGTAAACATGTAGTCCACATCTACTATAGTAAACATGTAGTCCACATCGACTAGAGTAAACATGTAGTCCACATCTACTAGAGTAAACATGTAGTCCACATCTTCTAGAGTAAACATGTAGTCCACATCTACTAGAGTAAACATGTAGTCGACATGTTGAACACACCTAGTATTGTGaccttgtgtttaaggttaaaGACAAGAACAGCGGTCTCATCTTGGGGTACTGAGGTAACAGATATTGTGATTTTAAAGACAAGAACAGCGGTCTCATCTTGGGGTACTGAGGTAACAGATATTGTGATATTAAAGACAAGAACAGCGGTCTCATCTTGGGGTACTGAAGTAAGAACAGCAGTCTCATCTTGGGGTACTGAGGTAACAGATATTGTGATTTTAAAGACAAGAACAGCGGTCTCATCTTGGGGTACTGAGGTAACAGATATTGTGATATTAAAGACAAGAACAGCGGTCTCATCTTGGGGTACTGAGGTAAGAACAGCAGTCTCATCTTGGGGTACTGAGGTAACAGATATCGTGATTTTTAAAGACAAGAACAGTGGTCTCATCTTGGGGTACTGAGGTAACAGATATTGTGATATTAAAGACAAGAACAGCGGTCTCATCTTGGGGTACTGAGGTAAGAACAGCGGTCTCATCTTGGGGTACTGAGGTAACTGTGGTGTGTTGTTTCTTACATCTGTATGTGAGCAGGCCGGACTCCTCTGCTTTCTCCTTGTTGCCCCGGTCATTGGTCAGCAAAACAACCTTTAACCTCTTGTCCGTGGGGGTGTTGTTCAGGTGATCGCTGTACCACTTGGTAGATATGCGGATGGCTCTGTCATTACGATCGTTGGCGctttccccctgctctctctctatatacgtTTCTCTGGAACAGAAGAATACAACCATACGTCGCTTTGAAAAGCATTGATCACAAATGGATGGACAGTTAAGgagtcagcatgcttcagttcggctggcgaCTAGCCTGAGCTAAATTTACTTTTTTGCCTAGGAGATCTTAGTCACGCAATTTTTCAAAAAGTCCAAAGTCCAAAAAACAAACGAAAACAAACTAAATGTTGTTTGTCGTTTAATATACGCAAAGTCTCCCAAACTGTTTTGGTTGGGAAACATGCTGACTTCAGTCTTGCTCCAACTTATTTCAGTCAATTGCTACATTGGCGTCAGTGGTGGGATAACCCCAAGGGTCACTGATTCAAAACCAAGTTAGGCTGCACCCTCTTAAATCACTACAAAACAGTCAGTTATCTAAGGCAAACAGTATATCTATTTTCTACCTGTGATGTTCGTTAGTGAAAGTGTAAAAGTGTTTTTCCTTGTCGTGAAGGATGTCTTTCAACCGCTTGTAGATGGGAGCGCTCCTGTGGCGGACCTCTTGGAGTACAGTCTGCAGAATGATCACGTTCTTGATCAAGGGATCCTCCAGGATATCAATCTACAGACATTAAAAGGGATACTGACTCAGCGTGGTAGAATGTCACACCTGAAAGTTAGTCAAATTAGTGTTAGCTAGATCAGGGTTTCCTAAACTTGATCCTGCACGTTTGGGTTTTTGCCCCAGCACTACATAGCGGACTCAAATATTCAACTCATTATCAAGCTTTCATTATTTTAATCAGCTGGGTAGGGAAAAAAACAGAACGTGCCACAGGGGGACGGGGGCAGGACCGAGTTTGCGAAACCCTGAGCTCGATAAGTGGGGTTCACACTTTCACTAGAGGCGTGTCAGACATCTAAAACTGTAGTGATGCGGTGGGAAAATCTAGCGTTAACTTTAGACATGTACTTGttttgtattgatttgttgtcaATAATAACGTTTACGTTAGACATTATTGCACAGTAACTTACCTGGCTCAACACAATATTTGTGTCTGGGAGTAAATAGTGTGGGAAAGAACACAAGTTGCTTTCAATGTAAGTGTCTTTCTGCAACACAGTCTCTTCTTGCTTGCATTCTGTACAAACTTCACTTCCGCACCAAATATCGTCTCGCAGGTAATGCTCACGGACTATTTTCATGATCCCGCCTGATCGGGTTTTCTTTACGAAAGTTTTTGATTTCAACATTACTccgatatatatatattacaacagTAATTTTGATACGTTTCTACTCATAGGTGTACATCAACAAACATTCCACCCGAGACCGATGTACACACGTGGGGGGAGGGAAGATAAAAACATTCCCGGGGTTTCTTGTGACGGATCATATCTG
It encodes:
- the LOC109881797 gene encoding exosome complex exonuclease RRP44-like; its protein translation is MLKSKTFVKKTRSGGIMKIVREHYLRDDIWCGSEVCTECKQEETVLQKDTYIESNLCSFPHYLLPDTNIVLSQIDILEDPLIKNVIILQTVLQEVRHRSAPIYKRLKDILHDKEKHFYTFTNEHHRETYIEREQGESANDRNDRAIRISTKWYSDHLNNTPTDKRLKVVLLTNDRGNKEKAEESGLLTYRCEEYVKSLIANPELVDRLALTNDDKNEITSSKVLFPEHLPLSRIQSGIKSGTFQQGTFRASRDNYLEATVFVHGEGDDSTEVLIQGLQNLNRAVHQDLVAVEILPLNQWVAPSSVVLQDEGPKEDDVTEEEEEAELKSGPSGAASRKPTGRVVGIIKRNWRPFCGMLFLSQIKEATRHLFTPADRRIPRIRIETRQAATLAGQRIMVAVDGWPKHSRYPNGHFVRSLGSAGDKETETEVLLLEHDVPHQDFSQAVLSFLPKMPWNITEEDMAVREDLRNLTVCSVDPPGCTDIDDALHCRDLPNGNQEVGVHIADVSHFIRPGNAMDLEAANRGTTVYLTGRRIDMVPELLSSNLCSLRSSVERLAFSCIWEINDKAEIVKTRFTKSVINSKASLTYAEAQMRIDDANMNDDTTKSLRGLNRLAKILKKRRIEKGALTLSSPEVRFHIDSETHDPIDLQTKELKETNSMVEEFMLLANISVAQKIYDEFSECALLRKHPAPPPSNYDILNKAAKSKDMVIHTDSAKALADSLDAAQVDGFPYFNTLLRILATRCMMQAVYFCSGMDSDFHHYGLASPIYTHFTSPIRRYSDIIVHRLLAVAIGADSTYPDLMDKHKQSALCNNLNYRHKMAQYAQRASVAYHTQLFFKSRGILNEEGFILFVRKNAIIVLIPKFGLEGTVFFENKDKPSPKLIFNEEAPSLTVEGHSFNMFDKVKVTISLDASNVQHQKIRMSLVEPVISGVSVAPSEPEPEVKRAKLDR